From Pandoraea norimbergensis, the proteins below share one genomic window:
- a CDS encoding glycosyltransferase, protein MTHPQLSVVIPVYNEEAGLAALFTRLYPALDQLGLTYEVVFVNDGSRDRSAAILAEQYRLRPDVTRVVLFNGNYGQHMAILAGFEHTRGEWVITLDADLQNPPEEIGKLVDQLAAGHDYVGTIRMNRQDTWFRRNASRLMNRLRERITRIRMTDQGCMLRGYSRHIVDTVNQCREINTFIPALAYTFAQNPTEVHVAHEERFAGESKYSLYSLIRLNFDLVTGFSVVPLQWLSGVGITLSAASGVLFVVLMARRFLFGSEVQGVFTLFAVTFCLLGVILFGMGLLGEYIGRIYQQVRQRPRYLVQAVLQEQSGRGAATAALSNGSTGSTGSTGSNSSAAGATELGSDTAQDAASDSPAHRTGAR, encoded by the coding sequence ATGACTCATCCACAACTCTCCGTCGTCATCCCGGTTTATAACGAAGAGGCTGGCCTCGCCGCCCTCTTCACCCGGCTGTACCCGGCGCTCGACCAACTGGGGCTGACCTACGAAGTGGTGTTCGTCAATGACGGCAGCCGCGACCGCTCGGCCGCCATTCTTGCCGAACAGTACCGCCTGCGCCCGGACGTGACGCGCGTCGTACTGTTCAACGGCAACTATGGCCAGCACATGGCCATTCTGGCGGGCTTCGAGCACACGCGTGGCGAATGGGTCATCACGCTCGACGCCGACCTCCAGAACCCGCCGGAAGAAATCGGCAAGCTGGTCGATCAACTGGCCGCCGGTCACGACTATGTGGGCACGATCCGCATGAACCGTCAGGACACGTGGTTCCGCCGGAATGCCTCGCGCCTCATGAATCGCCTGCGCGAGCGCATCACGCGCATCCGCATGACCGATCAGGGCTGCATGTTGCGCGGCTACAGCCGCCATATCGTGGACACCGTCAATCAGTGCCGCGAGATCAACACGTTCATCCCGGCGCTGGCCTATACGTTTGCGCAGAACCCGACCGAAGTGCACGTCGCCCACGAAGAACGCTTTGCGGGCGAGTCGAAATACTCGCTCTATAGCCTGATTCGCCTGAACTTCGATCTGGTTACCGGTTTCTCGGTGGTGCCGCTGCAATGGCTCTCGGGCGTGGGCATTACGTTGTCCGCCGCCTCGGGCGTGCTGTTCGTCGTGCTGATGGCACGCCGCTTCCTGTTCGGCTCGGAAGTTCAAGGTGTATTCACCCTGTTTGCCGTCACGTTCTGCCTGCTCGGCGTGATTCTGTTCGGCATGGGCCTGCTCGGCGAGTACATCGGCCGAATCTATCAGCAGGTGCGTCAGCGTCCGCGCTATCTGGTGCAAGCCGTGCTGCAAGAGCAATCGGGCCGCGGCGCCGCCACGGCGGCCCTGTCGAATGGATCGACGGGCTCGACGGGCTCGACGGGCTCGAACAGTTCAGCCGCCGGCGCGACGGAGTTGGGCTCTGACACCGCACAGGACGCCGCTTCGGACAGCCCCGCCCATCGCACGGGCGCACGTTGA
- a CDS encoding formyltransferase: MSSKAVVFAYHNVGVRCLQVLLARGVDVALVVTHQDNPNENIWFGSVASVAAEHGIPVVTPDDPADPALAAQIAAVAPDFIFSFYYRHMIPVPVLAIAPKGAFNMHGSLLPKYRGRVPVNWAVLKGETETGATLHEMALKPDAGAIIDQTSVPILPDDTAGEVFEKVTVAAEQTLWRCLPALLAGTAPRHANNLAEGSYFGGRKPEDGRIDWTKPAVEVYNLIRAVAPPYPGAFTDVGERRWVVTRARLSRAPAPAGLPCGVQVVDNALLGVCGDGNALVIHELTLDGKVVTPTQFSQLNH, encoded by the coding sequence ATGAGTTCCAAAGCTGTCGTATTCGCGTATCACAACGTCGGCGTGCGCTGCCTGCAAGTGCTGCTCGCACGCGGCGTCGACGTCGCGCTCGTGGTGACCCATCAGGACAACCCGAACGAGAACATCTGGTTCGGCAGCGTGGCCTCGGTTGCCGCCGAGCACGGCATCCCGGTCGTCACCCCCGACGATCCGGCCGATCCCGCGCTGGCGGCACAGATTGCCGCCGTGGCACCGGATTTCATCTTCTCGTTCTACTACCGCCACATGATCCCGGTGCCGGTGCTGGCGATCGCCCCGAAGGGGGCGTTCAACATGCACGGCTCGCTGCTGCCGAAGTATCGCGGCCGCGTGCCGGTGAACTGGGCGGTTTTGAAGGGCGAAACAGAAACGGGTGCCACGCTGCACGAAATGGCCCTCAAGCCGGACGCGGGCGCCATCATCGACCAGACGTCGGTGCCCATCCTGCCGGACGACACGGCGGGCGAGGTGTTCGAGAAAGTCACGGTAGCCGCCGAGCAGACGCTCTGGCGGTGCCTGCCGGCGCTGCTGGCGGGCACGGCGCCCCGCCATGCCAACAATCTGGCCGAAGGCAGCTATTTTGGCGGCCGCAAGCCGGAAGACGGCCGTATCGACTGGACGAAGCCTGCCGTCGAGGTCTATAACCTGATTCGTGCGGTCGCCCCGCCGTATCCGGGCGCATTTACCGACGTCGGCGAGCGCCGCTGGGTGGTCACGCGAGCCCGCCTGTCACGGGCGCCCGCCCCCGCCGGTTTGCCCTGCGGCGTGCAAGTAGTGGATAATGCGCTCCTTGGCGTTTGCGGCGACGGAAATGCCCTCGTCATTCATGAACTAACGCTGGACGGCAAGGTTGTCACGCCGACACAGTTTTCCCAGCTCAATCACTGA
- a CDS encoding bifunctional UDP-4-keto-pentose/UDP-xylose synthase — translation MKKVLILGVNGFIGHHLSKRILETTDWEVYGMDMLTDRLGDLINHERMHFFEGDITINKEWVEYHIRKCDVILPLVAIATPATYVKAPLRVFELDFEANLPIVRSAVKYGKHLVFPSTSEVYGMCTDGEFDPENSPLIYGPINKPRWIYACSKQLMDRVIWGYGMQEGLNFSLFRPFNWIGAGLDSIYTPKEGSSRVVTQFLGHIARGENISLVDGGSQKRAFTDIDDGIDALVRIIDNKNNVASGKIYNIGNPKNNFSVRELANMMLKLAGEFPEYAETAKKVQIVETSSDAYYGTGYQDVQNRVPKIENTMQELGWAPTTTMDDALRKIFEAYRGHVAEARRLVE, via the coding sequence ATGAAAAAAGTCCTGATTCTCGGTGTCAACGGGTTCATCGGCCACCATCTGTCGAAACGCATCCTGGAGACGACCGACTGGGAAGTTTATGGCATGGACATGCTCACGGACCGCCTTGGCGATCTGATCAACCACGAGCGCATGCACTTCTTCGAAGGCGACATCACGATCAACAAGGAATGGGTCGAGTACCACATTCGCAAGTGCGACGTGATTCTCCCGCTGGTGGCCATTGCAACGCCGGCAACCTACGTGAAGGCACCGCTGCGCGTGTTCGAACTCGACTTCGAGGCGAACCTGCCGATCGTGCGCTCGGCCGTGAAGTACGGCAAGCATCTGGTGTTCCCGTCGACCTCAGAGGTCTACGGCATGTGCACCGACGGCGAATTCGACCCGGAAAACTCGCCGCTGATCTACGGCCCGATCAACAAGCCGCGCTGGATTTACGCTTGCTCGAAGCAGCTCATGGATCGCGTGATCTGGGGCTACGGCATGCAGGAAGGCCTGAACTTCTCGCTGTTCCGCCCGTTCAACTGGATTGGCGCTGGCCTGGACTCGATCTACACGCCGAAGGAAGGTTCGTCGCGCGTGGTCACGCAGTTCCTGGGTCACATCGCCCGTGGCGAGAACATCAGCCTGGTCGACGGTGGCAGCCAGAAGCGCGCGTTCACGGACATCGATGACGGTATCGACGCGCTCGTGCGCATCATCGACAACAAGAACAACGTTGCCAGCGGCAAGATCTACAACATCGGCAACCCGAAGAACAACTTCTCGGTGCGCGAACTGGCCAACATGATGCTGAAGCTGGCCGGCGAATTCCCTGAGTACGCCGAGACGGCCAAGAAGGTTCAGATCGTCGAAACGTCGTCGGACGCCTACTACGGCACCGGCTATCAGGACGTGCAGAACCGCGTGCCGAAGATCGAAAACACGATGCAGGAACTGGGCTGGGCACCGACCACGACGATGGACGACGCCCTGCGCAAGATCTTTGAAGCGTATCGCGGCCACGTCGCCGAAGCTCGCCGACTGGTCGAGTAA
- a CDS encoding polysaccharide deacetylase family protein, translating to MAKIVLKIDVDTLRGTREGVPNLLAALAEHQAQATFLFSLGPDHTGWALKRVFRPGFLKKVSRTSVVEHYGFKTLMYGTLLPGPDIGLRAADVMRTVQTAGHETGIHTWDHTYWQDNVRGRDADWTQRQMSQAYARFGQIFGAPPVTHGAAGWQMNSHAFRQIDAWGMKYSSDGRGHAPHYPIVDGVRLNHVQMPTTLPTVDELLGVDDRDANAVAEHLLALTRDPAQDHVFTLHAELEGQKLAPLFRQVLAGWRRQGHDLVTMGQYYETLDLASLPARPVVWGEVQGRSGDLILEGQAAA from the coding sequence ATGGCCAAGATTGTCCTGAAGATCGACGTCGACACCCTGCGCGGCACCCGCGAAGGCGTGCCCAACCTGCTCGCCGCGCTGGCAGAGCATCAGGCGCAGGCCACCTTCTTGTTCAGCCTAGGGCCAGACCATACCGGCTGGGCGCTCAAACGCGTCTTCCGTCCCGGCTTTCTGAAGAAGGTGTCGCGCACGTCGGTGGTTGAACATTACGGCTTCAAGACACTGATGTACGGCACGCTGCTGCCCGGGCCCGATATCGGCCTGCGCGCGGCCGACGTCATGCGCACCGTGCAGACCGCCGGCCACGAGACCGGCATTCACACGTGGGACCACACGTACTGGCAAGACAATGTGCGCGGACGTGACGCCGATTGGACGCAACGCCAGATGTCGCAAGCCTATGCCCGCTTCGGCCAGATCTTCGGCGCACCGCCGGTGACGCACGGCGCGGCCGGCTGGCAGATGAACAGCCACGCGTTTCGCCAGATCGATGCCTGGGGCATGAAGTATTCGTCCGACGGGCGCGGCCACGCACCGCATTACCCAATCGTCGACGGCGTGCGCCTGAACCACGTGCAGATGCCCACGACGCTGCCGACGGTCGACGAACTGCTCGGCGTCGATGACCGCGACGCGAATGCCGTGGCCGAACACCTGCTTGCCCTGACTCGCGATCCGGCGCAAGATCACGTGTTCACGCTGCACGCGGAACTTGAAGGTCAGAAGCTTGCCCCACTGTTCCGCCAAGTGCTGGCCGGATGGCGTCGCCAGGGGCATGATCTGGTGACCATGGGTCAGTACTACGAGACGCTCGATCTCGCCAGCCTGCCGGCACGTCCGGTGGTGTGGGGCGAAGTTCAGGGCCGCTCGGGCGACTTGATTCTCGAGGGCCAGGCAGCCGCCTGA
- a CDS encoding peroxiredoxin yields the protein MTVAIDTLVPDFTAPATGGDFSLKAHRGQKVVIYFYPKDNTPGCTTEGMNFRDSYAEFQAAGAQIVGVSRDSLRSHENFQRKLELPFPLISDGDEAVCKLFGVIKLKKLYGKEHMGIERSTFVIDEKGVLRLEWRGVRVPDHVSDVLAAVKAL from the coding sequence GTGACGGTAGCCATCGACACTCTCGTGCCTGACTTCACCGCACCGGCCACTGGCGGCGACTTCTCGCTCAAGGCCCATCGTGGCCAGAAGGTCGTGATCTATTTCTATCCGAAGGACAACACGCCCGGCTGCACCACCGAGGGCATGAACTTCCGCGATAGCTATGCTGAATTTCAGGCGGCCGGTGCGCAGATCGTCGGCGTGTCGCGCGACAGCCTGCGCTCGCATGAGAACTTCCAGCGCAAGCTCGAACTGCCCTTCCCGCTGATCTCCGATGGCGACGAAGCGGTGTGCAAGTTGTTCGGTGTCATCAAGCTGAAAAAACTGTATGGCAAAGAACATATGGGGATCGAGCGCAGTACGTTCGTGATCGACGAAAAAGGTGTGCTGCGTCTGGAATGGCGTGGCGTGCGCGTGCCGGACCACGTCAGCGATGTGCTCGCTGCCGTCAAGGCACTCTGA
- a CDS encoding PhoH family protein, with product MPLPSAPTKPGTLLAPEQFPTRLKPSRTEAKKPIPSSEQHALGESSGAAGTAELKVVPTTSPVAQTAPQSPPAVARSPRSAPVADPSGANTPLKAVKAPAPTNGAKRARVKDLEPAKLFVLDTNVLMHDPSSLFRFEEHDVYLPMMTLEELDNHKKGMSEVARNARQVSRTLDGLVAESGTKSMSEGIPLSRLGNKDATGRLYFQTDLPEPPPLEGLPQGKADNQILGVVRALQDKFRDRQVVLVSKDINMRVKAHALGLPAEDYFNDKVLEDSDLLYSGVMSLPPDFWTKHGKGMESWQDNRTGTTFYRITGPSCTSFLINQFVYLETNNGEAPFYAQVREINGKTALLQTLRDYGHHKNNVWGITARNREQNFALNLLMNPEIDFITLLGQAGTGKTLLALAAGLAQTLDEKRYNEIIITRATVPVGEDIGFLPGTEEEKMQPWMGAFDDNLEVLQKTDDSAGEWGRAATQELIRSRLKVKSMNFMRGRTFVNKFVIIDEAQNLTPKQMKTLVTRAGPGTKLICLGNIAQIDTPYLTEGSSGLTYVVDRFKGWGHSGHVTLARGERSRLADYAAEIL from the coding sequence ATGCCATTGCCATCGGCGCCGACCAAACCGGGCACGCTGCTTGCCCCGGAACAATTCCCCACTCGCCTCAAACCTTCGCGCACGGAGGCCAAGAAACCGATCCCCTCGTCTGAACAACATGCACTGGGCGAATCGTCTGGTGCGGCTGGTACGGCCGAATTGAAGGTCGTCCCCACGACGTCACCCGTGGCGCAGACTGCACCTCAGTCGCCACCCGCTGTTGCACGCTCGCCGCGTTCGGCACCTGTGGCCGACCCGTCAGGCGCGAATACGCCGCTCAAGGCGGTGAAGGCGCCCGCACCGACCAACGGCGCGAAACGCGCGCGCGTGAAAGACCTGGAACCGGCCAAGCTCTTCGTGCTCGACACGAATGTGCTCATGCACGACCCGAGCAGCCTGTTCCGCTTTGAAGAGCACGACGTCTATCTGCCGATGATGACGTTGGAAGAGCTCGACAATCACAAGAAGGGCATGTCGGAAGTGGCGCGCAATGCGCGTCAGGTGAGCCGCACGCTCGACGGGCTGGTCGCTGAAAGCGGCACAAAGTCGATGTCCGAGGGCATTCCGCTCTCGCGCCTTGGCAACAAGGACGCTACGGGCCGCCTGTACTTCCAGACCGACCTGCCCGAACCGCCGCCGCTCGAAGGGCTGCCGCAGGGCAAGGCCGACAATCAGATTCTGGGCGTCGTACGTGCCTTGCAGGACAAGTTCCGCGATCGTCAGGTCGTGCTGGTGTCGAAAGACATCAACATGCGCGTCAAGGCGCATGCACTCGGTCTGCCGGCGGAGGACTACTTCAACGACAAGGTGCTCGAGGACAGCGATCTGCTCTACTCGGGCGTGATGTCCCTGCCGCCGGACTTCTGGACGAAGCACGGCAAGGGCATGGAAAGCTGGCAGGACAACCGCACCGGCACCACGTTCTATCGCATCACCGGGCCGTCGTGCACGAGCTTCCTCATCAACCAGTTCGTGTATCTCGAGACGAATAACGGCGAAGCGCCGTTCTACGCTCAGGTACGCGAGATCAACGGCAAGACGGCGTTGTTGCAGACGCTGCGCGACTACGGTCACCACAAGAACAATGTGTGGGGCATCACGGCGCGCAACCGCGAGCAGAACTTTGCGCTGAACCTGCTGATGAATCCGGAAATCGACTTCATCACGCTGCTGGGTCAGGCGGGTACAGGCAAGACGCTGTTGGCGCTGGCGGCCGGTCTGGCGCAGACGCTCGACGAGAAGCGCTACAACGAGATCATCATCACGCGCGCGACCGTGCCCGTCGGTGAAGATATCGGCTTCCTGCCGGGCACTGAGGAAGAGAAGATGCAACCGTGGATGGGTGCATTCGACGACAACCTCGAAGTGCTGCAAAAGACCGACGACTCTGCTGGTGAATGGGGCCGCGCGGCCACGCAGGAACTGATTCGCTCGCGACTCAAGGTCAAGAGCATGAACTTCATGCGCGGCCGCACGTTCGTGAACAAGTTCGTCATCATCGATGAGGCGCAGAATCTGACGCCGAAGCAGATGAAGACGCTTGTGACGCGCGCGGGCCCGGGTACCAAGCTGATCTGTCTGGGCAACATCGCACAGATCGACACGCCGTATCTGACCGAAGGCAGCTCCGGGCTGACCTACGTCGTGGATCGCTTCAAGGGCTGGGGTCACAGTGGTCACGTGACGCTCGCTCGCGGTGAGCGTTCGCGCCTGGCCGATTACGCAGCGGAAATCTTGTAA
- a CDS encoding C40 family peptidase has translation MRIQRPFRIHRSTAAHPALPRAHTLPSLAWLSGRCVAALAVTVLVAACSSGPSVRQGSNANFGNRTMGPERSAGQEEITIEAMSLVGIPYRYGGNTPDSGFDCSGLVRYVVARAAGVNLPRTTADMSSIGTPLERDDLASGDLIFFNTTGRAHSHVGIYVGQGKFVHAPNTGGTVRLESLYIPYWARRIDGVRRVAANKAPAGNTTYVNRTAPDTVAAQTPAAAPLPTVPMNTTPNRPLTSATPSPLETPQVAPPNRTANLAPPPAQDDDPIARFANSSM, from the coding sequence ATGCGAATCCAGCGCCCCTTCCGCATTCATCGCTCCACCGCCGCACACCCGGCATTGCCGCGTGCGCATACGCTGCCGTCACTGGCGTGGTTGTCGGGACGTTGCGTCGCCGCGCTGGCCGTCACCGTACTGGTCGCGGCGTGCTCCTCCGGCCCCAGCGTTCGCCAAGGCAGCAACGCCAATTTCGGCAACCGCACGATGGGCCCCGAGCGTAGCGCCGGGCAGGAAGAAATCACGATCGAGGCGATGAGCCTCGTCGGCATTCCTTACCGTTACGGCGGCAATACGCCGGATTCCGGTTTCGATTGCAGCGGTCTGGTTCGTTATGTGGTGGCGCGCGCCGCCGGTGTGAACCTGCCGCGTACAACCGCCGACATGAGCAGCATCGGCACGCCGCTCGAACGAGACGATCTCGCCTCCGGCGACCTCATCTTCTTCAATACGACGGGACGCGCCCACTCGCACGTGGGCATCTATGTCGGTCAGGGGAAATTCGTGCACGCGCCGAATACGGGCGGGACGGTACGGCTGGAAAGCCTGTACATCCCGTACTGGGCGCGCCGCATCGATGGCGTTCGGCGCGTGGCGGCCAACAAAGCACCGGCGGGCAATACGACTTACGTGAACCGTACCGCACCGGATACGGTGGCAGCACAGACGCCGGCAGCCGCACCGTTGCCCACGGTCCCGATGAACACCACACCGAACCGGCCGCTGACCTCAGCAACGCCCTCGCCGCTCGAAACACCGCAAGTGGCACCGCCGAACCGCACGGCCAATCTGGCCCCGCCGCCCGCTCAAGACGACGATCCCATCGCCCGCTTCGCCAACAGCTCGATGTAA
- a CDS encoding inorganic phosphate transporter — translation MATLHISLWLVGLLVALALLFDFMNGFHDAANSIATVVSTGVLKPHQAVAFAAMFNIIALFVFHLKVAATVGKGTVHPEIVDHYVIFGALVGAIAWNIITWYYGIPSSSSHALIGGLVGAAVAKAGTGSLVASGLLQTVAFIFVSPLLGFVLGSFFMLLVSWLFFRTPPARVDRWFRRLQLVSAGMYSLGHGGNDAQKTIGIIWMLLIAAGMWPQEAAEPPLWVIVGCYLAIGLGTMFGGWRIVRTMGQKITKLKPVGGFCAETGGAFTLFFASWLGVPVSTTHTITGAIVGVGATRKLSAVRWGVAGNIVWAWVLTIPASAFIAAIAWWVGKQIL, via the coding sequence ATGGCAACGCTTCACATCAGCCTCTGGCTGGTCGGACTATTGGTCGCGCTGGCGCTTCTGTTCGACTTCATGAACGGCTTCCACGACGCCGCCAACTCGATCGCTACGGTGGTCTCGACGGGCGTGTTGAAGCCGCATCAGGCGGTGGCTTTTGCCGCCATGTTCAACATCATCGCGCTGTTCGTCTTTCACCTGAAAGTCGCGGCGACGGTGGGTAAGGGCACGGTCCACCCGGAGATCGTCGATCACTATGTGATCTTCGGTGCACTGGTCGGGGCGATCGCCTGGAACATCATTACCTGGTACTACGGCATTCCGTCGAGCTCCTCGCACGCCCTGATCGGTGGTCTGGTCGGTGCGGCAGTGGCCAAGGCGGGTACGGGTTCGCTCGTCGCGAGCGGCCTGCTGCAAACCGTCGCGTTTATTTTCGTGTCGCCGCTGCTCGGCTTCGTGCTTGGCTCGTTCTTCATGCTGCTGGTGTCGTGGCTGTTCTTCCGAACGCCACCGGCACGGGTCGACCGCTGGTTCCGTCGCCTGCAACTGGTTTCGGCCGGGATGTATAGCCTCGGGCACGGCGGTAACGATGCGCAGAAGACCATCGGCATTATCTGGATGCTGTTGATCGCTGCGGGCATGTGGCCGCAAGAAGCGGCTGAACCGCCCCTGTGGGTGATCGTCGGCTGCTATCTGGCCATCGGTCTGGGAACGATGTTCGGCGGCTGGCGTATCGTGCGCACGATGGGTCAGAAGATCACGAAGCTCAAACCGGTCGGCGGCTTCTGCGCCGAGACGGGCGGGGCGTTCACGCTGTTCTTCGCGTCGTGGCTCGGCGTGCCGGTCTCGACGACGCACACGATTACCGGCGCCATCGTCGGTGTCGGCGCCACGCGTAAGCTCTCGGCCGTGCGCTGGGGTGTGGCAGGTAACATCGTGTGGGCTTGGGTGCTCACCATTCCGGCGTCGGCATTCATTGCCGCCATCGCCTGGTGGGTCGGCAAGCAGATCCTGTAA
- a CDS encoding DUF47 domain-containing protein encodes MFGRFMPTEGKFFDLFNQHAECMIAGSRELAAMLNDLPNAESRTVAVQNSEKKADRITHETIDLMHKTFITPFDRDEIHKLISTMDDILDLMEDVATAVWMYDIKSVPTEARQLGEICVKCCERVQSAVALLNDMDRARDILKLCEEIDGLESEADRLLRGSLSKLFREEADVKELIKQKAVSELLESVTDKCEDVANIIEGIVLENA; translated from the coding sequence ATGTTCGGTCGCTTCATGCCCACCGAGGGCAAGTTCTTTGACCTGTTCAACCAGCACGCGGAGTGCATGATTGCCGGCAGCCGAGAGCTTGCCGCCATGCTCAACGACCTGCCGAACGCAGAGTCCCGTACCGTCGCCGTGCAGAACAGCGAAAAGAAGGCGGATCGCATCACGCACGAGACAATCGACCTGATGCACAAGACGTTCATCACGCCGTTTGATCGCGATGAGATCCATAAGCTGATCAGTACCATGGACGACATCCTGGATCTGATGGAAGACGTGGCGACGGCCGTCTGGATGTACGACATCAAGAGCGTGCCCACCGAGGCACGTCAGCTCGGCGAGATCTGCGTGAAGTGCTGCGAGCGCGTGCAAAGCGCCGTGGCACTGCTCAACGACATGGATCGTGCCCGCGACATTCTGAAGTTGTGCGAAGAAATCGACGGTCTCGAATCGGAAGCCGACCGCCTGCTGCGCGGTTCGCTCTCGAAGCTGTTCCGCGAAGAAGCCGATGTGAAAGAGCTGATCAAGCAGAAGGCTGTGTCGGAATTGCTCGAGTCGGTGACCGACAAGTGCGAAGACGTTGCCAACATCATCGAAGGCATTGTGTTGGAAAACGCCTGA
- a CDS encoding replicative DNA helicase, whose amino-acid sequence MNAPDPQLDSLKVPPHSIEAEQSVLGGLLLDNGAWDRIGDFLSEWDFYRFDHRLIYQHIGRLIASDRPADVITVFESLTSAGKGEDVGGLAYLNALAQNTPSAANIRRYAEIVRDRAVLRKLVTVADEIASDAFNPQGKEVRQMLDAAEAKVFAIAEEGSRSATGFLELQPLLTQVVERIDELYHREGGSDITGIPTGFVDLDRMTSGFNGGDLIIVAGRPSMGKTTFSMNIGEHIAVEEGLPVAVFSMEMPGTQLAMRMLGSVGRLDQHRLRTGKLVDEDWPKLTHAMQKMNETQLFVDETPALNPMELRARARRLARQCGKLGLIIIDYLQLMSGSGNGENRATEISEISRSLKGLAKELNVPVIALSQLNRSLEQRPNKRPVMSDLRESGAIEQDADIILFIYRDEVYNPDTPDKGTAEIIIAKQRNGPIGAVRLAFIGAYTKFDNLAGPQY is encoded by the coding sequence ATGAACGCGCCCGATCCCCAGCTCGACTCCCTGAAGGTGCCGCCGCACTCCATCGAAGCGGAACAATCCGTGCTCGGCGGGTTGCTGCTCGATAACGGCGCCTGGGATCGTATCGGCGACTTTCTTTCCGAATGGGACTTCTACCGCTTTGACCACCGGCTGATTTATCAGCATATCGGCCGGCTCATCGCGAGCGATCGTCCTGCCGACGTCATCACCGTCTTTGAATCGCTCACGAGTGCAGGCAAAGGCGAAGACGTCGGTGGTCTGGCTTACCTGAACGCCCTCGCACAAAACACGCCGAGTGCGGCGAACATTCGCCGTTACGCCGAAATCGTGCGCGACCGGGCGGTGCTTCGCAAACTGGTGACGGTTGCCGACGAGATCGCTTCCGACGCTTTCAACCCGCAAGGCAAGGAAGTGCGGCAGATGCTCGACGCGGCCGAGGCGAAAGTGTTCGCCATCGCCGAAGAAGGCTCGCGCAGTGCCACCGGCTTCCTCGAACTGCAACCGCTGCTCACGCAAGTGGTGGAGCGCATCGACGAGCTGTACCACCGCGAAGGCGGTAGTGACATCACGGGTATTCCGACCGGCTTCGTCGATCTTGACCGCATGACGTCTGGCTTCAACGGTGGCGATCTGATCATCGTGGCCGGTCGCCCGTCGATGGGTAAGACGACCTTCTCGATGAACATCGGCGAGCATATCGCCGTGGAAGAAGGGCTGCCTGTCGCCGTGTTCTCGATGGAAATGCCGGGGACGCAGCTGGCCATGCGTATGTTGGGTTCGGTGGGGCGCCTCGATCAGCATCGGTTGCGTACCGGCAAGCTGGTCGATGAAGACTGGCCGAAGCTCACGCACGCGATGCAGAAGATGAACGAGACGCAGCTTTTCGTCGACGAGACGCCTGCGCTCAACCCGATGGAATTGCGAGCACGTGCGCGCCGTCTGGCGCGACAGTGCGGCAAGCTCGGGCTGATCATCATCGATTACTTGCAGCTCATGAGCGGTTCGGGCAACGGTGAGAACCGGGCGACTGAAATTTCCGAAATTTCGCGCTCGCTCAAGGGACTCGCCAAAGAACTGAACGTCCCCGTGATTGCGCTCTCGCAGCTCAACCGAAGTCTCGAACAACGCCCGAACAAGCGCCCGGTCATGTCCGACCTGCGTGAATCGGGCGCCATCGAACAGGATGCCGACATCATCCTGTTCATCTATCGCGACGAAGTGTATAACCCCGATACGCCCGACAAGGGCACCGCCGAGATCATCATCGCCAAGCAGCGTAATGGTCCTATCGGTGCGGTTCGCCTGGCGTTCATCGGTGCGTACACCAAGTTCGACAATCTGGCCGGCCCCCAATACTGA
- the rplI gene encoding 50S ribosomal protein L9 has translation MQVILLEKVVNLGNLGDIVKVKDGFARNFLIPNKKARRATKDAIAEFEVRRAELEKAAAEKLAGAQAEGEKLSGLTVQITQKSGVDGRLFGSVTNHDIAEALAAQGFKIEKMQVRLPNGPLKTVGDFPVQVALHTDVVVDVTISVLGEHA, from the coding sequence ATGCAAGTGATTCTGCTGGAAAAAGTCGTCAACCTGGGTAACCTGGGCGACATCGTGAAGGTCAAGGATGGTTTCGCACGTAACTTCCTGATCCCGAACAAGAAGGCTCGCCGTGCCACGAAGGACGCGATCGCCGAATTCGAAGTTCGCCGCGCCGAACTGGAAAAGGCTGCTGCTGAGAAGCTGGCCGGTGCACAAGCCGAAGGCGAAAAGCTGTCGGGTCTGACCGTGCAAATCACGCAGAAGTCGGGTGTTGACGGCCGTCTGTTCGGTTCGGTCACCAACCACGACATCGCTGAAGCCCTGGCTGCTCAAGGCTTCAAGATCGAGAAGATGCAAGTGCGTCTGCCGAATGGCCCGCTGAAGACCGTGGGCGATTTCCCGGTTCAGGTCGCGCTGCACACCGACGTCGTCGTCGATGTGACCATCTCGGTCCTGGGCGAGCACGCCTAA